From Nitrospirota bacterium, a single genomic window includes:
- a CDS encoding RNA-binding protein: MGKKLYVGNISFKATEEDVRELFARIGEVESVKIITDAQTGNPKGFGFVEMASEADAGKAIAELNGTMFMERAVSVAEARPQQPRERRSFGGGGGGRGGFGGGKGGFGSKRGQGRGRR, translated from the coding sequence ATGGGAAAAAAGCTTTACGTAGGCAACATTTCATTCAAGGCGACGGAGGAGGATGTCAGGGAACTCTTTGCAAGGATCGGAGAAGTGGAATCTGTAAAAATAATAACTGATGCACAGACCGGAAATCCCAAAGGGTTTGGTTTTGTTGAAATGGCGTCAGAAGCAGACGCCGGTAAAGCAATTGCCGAATTGAACGGCACAATGTTCATGGAAAGAGCTGTTTCTGTTGCCGAGGCAAGACCGCAGCAGCCGAGGGAAAGACGCAGTTTCGGAGGAGGAGGCGGAGGTAGAGGTGGTTTTGGAGGAGGGAAAGGCGGTTTCGGCAGTAAAAGAGGACAGGGAAGGGGACGGAGATAA
- a CDS encoding DEAD/DEAH box helicase codes for MRFEELHIPDKILEGIKDAGFTKCTPVQAQTLPEALQGKDIAAQAQTGTGKTAAFLIAVFSRMLASPSPGRGPSPRVLIIAPTRELVVQIAAEAKLLGSHTGFSILPVFGGLDYLKQREAIAKGVDVLIGTPGRLIDYLKQRVYSLKKTQFLVIDEADRLFDMGFISDLRFLLRRMSPYDKRQSMLFSATLSNRVLELCYEHMNMPVRFSLTPEKVTVEQIEQGLYHVSAEEKIGLLLGILKREPDGRYLVFCNTRAAVERIDNLLNANEFATSSITGDLDQRKRLKVLSCFKNGTLPILVATDVASRGLHIDGVTHVINYDLPQDPEDYVHRIGRTARAGAAGKAISLACEEYVHSLPDIEDYIRLKIPVLPVTDEMIVTGYRKAPWHAGGRGLHGKKSREPQMKGKTSRTGSLSQGTGQSRLRPVKKQPPRHQPERS; via the coding sequence ATGCGATTTGAAGAACTGCATATTCCGGACAAAATCCTTGAGGGAATCAAAGATGCGGGGTTTACCAAATGCACACCGGTTCAGGCGCAGACCCTGCCCGAGGCTTTGCAGGGTAAGGATATCGCGGCGCAGGCCCAAACAGGCACCGGCAAGACCGCCGCCTTTTTGATTGCGGTATTTTCGCGCATGCTTGCAAGTCCTTCGCCGGGACGGGGGCCTTCACCGCGCGTGCTCATCATTGCGCCGACACGGGAACTCGTGGTGCAGATAGCCGCTGAGGCAAAGCTGCTCGGCAGCCACACAGGTTTCAGTATCCTCCCTGTCTTTGGCGGCCTTGACTACCTTAAGCAGCGTGAGGCAATCGCAAAGGGCGTTGATGTGCTTATCGGCACGCCGGGCCGACTCATTGATTATCTCAAACAGCGTGTCTACAGCCTTAAAAAGACTCAGTTTCTCGTCATTGATGAGGCTGACAGGCTTTTTGACATGGGCTTTATCAGCGACCTCAGATTCCTGCTCAGAAGGATGTCTCCCTACGATAAGCGGCAGTCCATGCTTTTCTCAGCCACACTTTCCAACCGCGTGCTTGAACTCTGCTATGAACATATGAATATGCCTGTGCGGTTCTCACTGACGCCTGAGAAAGTGACTGTTGAACAAATTGAACAGGGGCTTTATCATGTCAGCGCAGAGGAGAAAATAGGATTGCTCCTTGGAATTCTCAAACGCGAGCCTGACGGCCGTTACCTTGTTTTCTGTAACACCAGGGCGGCTGTTGAGCGGATAGATAACCTTCTGAACGCCAATGAGTTCGCAACTTCATCCATCACAGGCGACCTGGACCAGAGGAAACGGCTTAAGGTCCTCTCCTGTTTCAAAAACGGCACATTGCCAATCCTTGTAGCCACAGATGTGGCAAGCCGGGGATTGCATATTGACGGCGTAACTCATGTAATCAACTACGACCTGCCTCAGGACCCGGAAGATTATGTGCACCGGATAGGCAGGACTGCAAGGGCAGGCGCCGCAGGCAAGGCCATAAGCCTCGCCTGTGAGGAGTATGTACATTCCCTTCCGGACATTGAAGATTACATAAGGCTGAAGATCCCAGTCCTACCGGTGACGGATGAAATGATTGTCACAGGGTACCGTAAAGCGCCGTGGCATGCCGGGGGAAGGGGTTTACACGGGAAAAAATCACGGGAACCGCAGATGAAAGGAAAGACGTCACGAACAGGCAGTCTTTCGCAGGGTACAGGGCAGTCCCGTCTACGCCCCGTGAAAAAACAGCCTCCAAGGCATCAGCCGGAACGTTCTTAG
- the rpsU gene encoding 30S ribosomal protein S21, protein MDIKVFGNDIEKALKLLKRQIQKDGLFKEVKQRSFYEKPSVKEKRKRREALKKRQKAQRFKRNA, encoded by the coding sequence TTGGATATAAAGGTCTTTGGAAATGATATTGAAAAAGCGCTGAAATTACTTAAACGCCAGATTCAGAAGGACGGATTGTTTAAGGAGGTCAAGCAGAGAAGTTTTTATGAAAAACCTTCAGTAAAGGAAAAAAGAAAACGCAGAGAGGCCTTGAAAAAGAGACAGAAGGCGCAGAGATTTAAAAGAAACGCATAG